One Halobaculum roseum DNA segment encodes these proteins:
- a CDS encoding glycoside hydrolase family 15 protein, whose amino-acid sequence MRLRTALNDYKRDREHGSAGTASTVRGGLSGRGERLVHVAPTGGIRDFSSALSGLSGIDRSRFGIETGERTYWFDELETVRQHYYRETTLVETEYDAGAFTVHQYDLTLGREHVTHVELRGSIPPEAHLVAFLTLAPEGQETRVGRLIHEGAGPLDGDAVEVFHRDEHDFVTASTGLEDVRAQIPERFEELLDPDPIALPRDGALNRYEDTHLSGDVVVTAPLERAGRGLRTTLVSALTDSDADRERALADLRECATDHADADELRTVARERAAVAIADDGPRRGTVRADMRALSLLEAPSGARIAGPEFDPFFRNSGGYGYTWFRDDARISHHLLDASEPLGLDLDPEVLARSARFYCEAQGSDGSWPHRVWAVDGSLAPGWANAHVEGRAGSDEYQADQTAITVAFLATLLREHRDALSPEDERRIRESVAAGVDALDDARGDDGLPRRCQNLWEDMAGRFTHTAATFVEAYAAVARAPVSEDLRERGRAAAEGTFEALDALWDDERGTYAVRLVGGERDDRLDASTFALVDALAAVEAVDGIGVDPEDVDRVADHVRASLEGLYRDPAESAVEGLIRYEGDEWRTEGQDGEKVWTLATAMGAGGAATLGALLEDRGREQTAAWLFDRAAELYGLLEDGGPLTTPMGYLPEQWYDDGTPDSATPLGYAHCFRLGVTATLAEHDALPSAAAAPSAPTDRPRWTTGEKFGVGTVADHGEPDASRVWFTLTEGALTEVRFPRVDLMNLRTLDFIVSAADDDYTVRTHVEGQRDEEDTVERRVHPIADDALAYEHVITETGDGRGHEWELRVEYAVDPNHDALVADVEFRAGDDGEYHVFAAADTALTNTGTRDRGLRLGQPGSHHLVARDAGAYTGERGDARLVDEGGNGYSVAVAMATADRFDWATVCAAGSDELSALFATGEVPRTRSSVDNDNVVLVGRLGAGRHTSETLALGFARQADASAALGEAVGSLATGYDEVATAYRESWRDFLADRPLPDAVARDDELANQYRTALMTLRAVEDKTYRGASVASPSVPWGEAVHADEQKGYGYNFVWARDLYQVFTASLLTDDIGTAVDQLEYVYEYQQDEDGFIPQNTYLNGITRWGGEQMDNISFPAVMAYQLWEAGVDFADTLYDYEHVRRSADYVARNGPASGQERWEEEAGYSPSSIAAEIAGLACAGKLGLETGDEANALVWLALADRWTGEVETWTATETGTARHTHTPYYVRVTRDGDPEAGHLRTLANDGPRLDERDIIDAGFLELVRLGIKPWDDETVRNSVREVDDTIRVDLPAGVAFYRYNGDGYGELDEGDVGAPWSVENHGKGRLWPLLTGERGEYELRADPAETDREPELDPTALLRTMQRFANSGRMIAEQVWDRDYRTEYDWEYGEGTGSATPLAWSMAQFVRLAHGVDAGEPVETPAFVRDRFLDRRLHDSDEKPALRVDTNFQGNSVVVSGETTGARVAVTTPVDSAIVDAEDGEFEATLDIGYGENDITVAAASDADLETAATTVSRFTV is encoded by the coding sequence ATGCGGCTGCGAACGGCACTCAACGACTACAAGCGCGACCGGGAGCACGGCTCGGCCGGCACCGCCAGCACCGTCCGCGGCGGGCTGTCCGGACGCGGCGAACGGCTGGTTCACGTCGCCCCGACCGGCGGGATCCGCGACTTCTCGTCGGCGCTGTCCGGGCTCTCGGGTATCGACCGCTCCCGGTTCGGTATCGAGACCGGCGAGCGAACCTACTGGTTCGACGAACTGGAGACGGTCCGCCAGCACTACTACCGCGAGACGACGCTCGTCGAGACGGAGTACGACGCCGGCGCGTTCACCGTCCACCAGTACGACCTCACGCTCGGACGCGAGCACGTCACCCACGTCGAGCTGCGCGGGTCGATCCCGCCCGAGGCCCACCTGGTCGCGTTCCTCACGCTCGCCCCGGAGGGTCAGGAGACGCGCGTCGGCCGGCTCATCCACGAGGGCGCCGGCCCGCTCGACGGCGACGCGGTGGAGGTGTTCCACCGCGACGAGCACGACTTCGTCACCGCCTCCACCGGTCTCGAGGACGTGCGCGCGCAGATCCCCGAGCGCTTCGAGGAGCTCCTCGACCCCGACCCGATCGCGCTCCCGCGCGACGGCGCGTTGAACCGCTACGAGGACACCCACCTCAGCGGCGACGTGGTCGTCACCGCGCCCCTGGAGCGGGCGGGTCGCGGGCTCCGAACGACGCTCGTGAGCGCGTTGACCGACAGCGACGCCGACCGCGAACGCGCCCTCGCGGACCTCCGCGAGTGCGCGACCGACCACGCCGACGCCGACGAGCTCCGGACCGTCGCGCGCGAGCGCGCCGCCGTCGCGATCGCCGACGACGGTCCGCGGCGCGGGACGGTCCGCGCCGACATGCGGGCGCTGTCGCTGCTTGAGGCGCCCAGCGGCGCGCGGATCGCCGGCCCGGAGTTCGATCCGTTCTTCCGTAACTCCGGCGGCTACGGCTACACCTGGTTCCGGGACGACGCGCGGATCTCCCACCACCTGCTCGATGCGAGCGAGCCGCTGGGGCTGGATCTCGACCCCGAGGTGCTCGCGCGAAGCGCCCGCTTCTACTGTGAGGCCCAGGGCTCCGACGGCTCCTGGCCCCACCGCGTGTGGGCGGTCGACGGGTCGCTGGCGCCCGGGTGGGCCAACGCGCACGTCGAGGGACGCGCCGGCTCGGACGAGTACCAGGCCGACCAGACCGCGATCACCGTCGCGTTCCTCGCGACGCTGCTTCGCGAGCACCGCGACGCGCTGTCGCCCGAGGACGAGCGGCGGATCCGCGAGAGCGTCGCCGCCGGCGTCGACGCGCTCGACGACGCCCGCGGCGACGACGGCCTGCCGCGGCGCTGTCAGAACCTCTGGGAGGACATGGCGGGGCGGTTCACCCACACCGCCGCGACGTTCGTCGAGGCGTACGCCGCCGTCGCCCGCGCGCCGGTGAGCGAGGACCTCCGCGAGCGCGGGCGGGCGGCCGCCGAGGGGACGTTCGAGGCGCTCGACGCGCTGTGGGACGACGAGCGCGGGACGTACGCCGTCCGGCTCGTCGGCGGCGAGCGCGACGACCGCCTGGACGCCTCGACGTTCGCGCTGGTCGACGCGCTCGCGGCCGTGGAGGCGGTCGACGGGATCGGTGTCGACCCCGAGGACGTCGACCGCGTGGCCGATCACGTGCGGGCGTCGCTGGAGGGGCTGTACCGCGACCCGGCCGAGTCGGCCGTCGAGGGGCTGATCCGCTACGAGGGAGACGAGTGGCGCACCGAGGGGCAGGACGGCGAGAAGGTGTGGACGCTCGCGACCGCGATGGGCGCCGGCGGCGCCGCGACGCTCGGGGCGCTGTTGGAGGACCGCGGCCGCGAGCAGACCGCGGCGTGGCTGTTCGATCGCGCGGCGGAGCTGTACGGCCTGCTCGAGGACGGCGGGCCGCTGACGACGCCGATGGGCTACCTCCCGGAGCAGTGGTACGACGACGGCACGCCCGACAGCGCGACGCCGCTGGGGTACGCCCACTGCTTCCGGCTGGGCGTGACCGCCACGCTCGCCGAGCACGACGCCCTGCCGAGCGCGGCCGCGGCGCCGTCGGCGCCCACCGACCGGCCGCGGTGGACGACCGGCGAGAAGTTCGGCGTCGGCACCGTCGCCGACCACGGCGAGCCCGACGCCTCCCGCGTCTGGTTCACGCTGACCGAGGGGGCGCTCACCGAGGTGCGGTTCCCCCGCGTGGACCTGATGAACCTGCGCACGCTGGATTTCATCGTCTCGGCTGCCGACGACGACTACACGGTCCGGACCCACGTCGAGGGCCAGCGCGACGAGGAGGACACCGTCGAGCGACGCGTCCACCCGATCGCCGACGACGCGCTGGCGTACGAGCACGTGATCACCGAGACGGGCGACGGCCGCGGCCACGAGTGGGAGCTGCGCGTCGAGTACGCGGTCGACCCGAACCACGACGCGCTCGTCGCGGACGTCGAGTTCCGCGCCGGCGACGACGGCGAGTACCACGTGTTCGCGGCCGCGGACACGGCGCTCACGAACACCGGCACGCGCGACCGCGGGCTGCGCCTGGGCCAGCCGGGGAGCCACCACCTCGTCGCCCGCGACGCCGGCGCCTACACGGGCGAGCGGGGCGACGCGCGGCTCGTCGACGAGGGCGGGAACGGCTACTCCGTCGCGGTAGCGATGGCGACGGCCGACCGCTTCGACTGGGCGACGGTCTGTGCCGCCGGCAGCGACGAGCTGTCGGCGCTGTTCGCGACCGGGGAGGTGCCGCGGACGCGTTCGTCGGTCGACAACGACAACGTCGTTCTCGTGGGTCGCCTCGGCGCCGGCAGACACACCAGTGAGACGCTCGCGCTCGGGTTCGCGCGGCAGGCGGACGCCTCGGCGGCGCTGGGCGAGGCGGTCGGGTCGCTCGCGACCGGCTACGACGAGGTCGCGACGGCGTACCGCGAGTCGTGGCGGGACTTCCTCGCGGACCGACCCCTGCCCGACGCCGTCGCCCGCGACGACGAGCTCGCGAACCAGTACCGCACGGCGCTGATGACGCTTCGCGCCGTCGAGGACAAGACCTACCGCGGGGCCAGCGTCGCCTCCCCGTCCGTGCCGTGGGGGGAGGCCGTCCACGCCGACGAGCAGAAGGGGTACGGCTACAACTTCGTGTGGGCGCGGGACCTGTATCAGGTGTTCACCGCCTCGCTGCTCACCGACGACATCGGCACCGCCGTCGATCAGCTGGAGTACGTCTACGAGTACCAGCAGGACGAGGACGGCTTCATCCCGCAGAACACCTACCTCAACGGCATCACCCGCTGGGGCGGCGAGCAGATGGACAACATCTCGTTCCCGGCGGTGATGGCCTACCAGCTGTGGGAGGCGGGCGTCGACTTCGCGGACACGCTGTACGACTACGAACACGTCCGCCGGTCGGCCGACTACGTCGCCCGCAACGGCCCCGCCAGCGGGCAGGAGCGCTGGGAGGAGGAGGCGGGCTACTCGCCGTCGTCGATCGCCGCCGAGATCGCCGGGTTGGCCTGCGCCGGGAAGCTCGGGCTGGAGACCGGCGACGAGGCGAACGCGCTGGTGTGGCTCGCGCTGGCCGACCGCTGGACGGGCGAGGTGGAGACGTGGACCGCCACCGAGACGGGCACCGCCCGCCACACGCACACGCCGTACTACGTCCGCGTCACCCGCGACGGCGACCCGGAGGCGGGCCACCTCCGAACCCTCGCCAACGACGGCCCGCGCCTCGACGAGCGCGACATCATCGACGCCGGGTTCCTCGAACTCGTGCGCCTCGGGATCAAGCCGTGGGACGACGAGACGGTCCGCAACTCCGTGCGCGAGGTCGACGACACCATCCGCGTCGACCTGCCCGCGGGCGTCGCCTTCTACCGCTACAACGGCGACGGCTACGGCGAGCTCGACGAGGGGGACGTGGGCGCCCCGTGGTCGGTCGAGAACCACGGGAAGGGGCGGCTGTGGCCCCTCCTGACGGGCGAGCGCGGCGAGTACGAGCTTCGGGCGGACCCGGCCGAGACCGACCGCGAGCCCGAGCTGGATCCGACGGCGCTGCTGCGGACGATGCAGCGGTTCGCCAACTCAGGCCGGATGATCGCAGAGCAGGTGTGGGACCGCGACTACCGCACGGAGTACGACTGGGAGTACGGCGAGGGGACCGGGAGCGCGACGCCGCTGGCGTGGTCGATGGCGCAGTTCGTCCGCCTCGCCCACGGCGTCGACGCCGGCGAGCCCGTCGAGACGCCCGCGTTCGTCCGCGACCGCTTCCTCGACCGGCGGCTCCACGACAGCGACGAGAAACCCGCCCTCCGCGTCGACACGAACTTCCAGGGCAACAGCGTCGTCGTCTCCGGCGAGACCACCGGCGCGCGCGTCGCCGTGACGACGCCCGTCGACTCGGCGATCGTCGACGCCGAGGACGGGGAGTTCGAGGCGACGCTCGACATCGGCTACGGCGAGAACGACATCACCGTCGCCGCCGCCAGCGACGCGGACCTGGAGACGGCCGCGACGACCGTCTCCCGGTTCACGGTCTGA
- a CDS encoding NUDIX hydrolase — protein sequence MTEPETTYVGKACAYITRGGSQLLVFEGPGHDGLQIPKGTIEPGERPRSALFREVREESGLATLASVDKLATDVWTRRESPPKAYVRHFYHASVHEPRDEWTHVVRDGGGEHGSEFEFSWVDIGEARDREFALALDDYVHRLSAVPSAVEVAGAAD from the coding sequence ATGACCGAGCCGGAGACGACGTACGTCGGGAAGGCGTGCGCGTACATCACTCGCGGCGGCTCGCAGCTACTGGTGTTCGAGGGACCGGGACACGACGGCCTCCAGATCCCGAAGGGAACGATCGAACCCGGCGAACGGCCGCGAAGCGCGCTGTTTCGGGAGGTACGAGAGGAGAGCGGCCTTGCGACGCTGGCGAGCGTCGACAAGCTGGCGACGGACGTGTGGACCCGGCGCGAGTCGCCGCCGAAGGCGTACGTGCGCCACTTCTATCACGCGAGCGTCCACGAGCCGCGCGACGAGTGGACCCACGTCGTCCGCGACGGCGGCGGCGAGCACGGCAGCGAGTTCGAGTTCTCCTGGGTCGACATCGGCGAGGCGCGCGACCGGGAGTTCGCGCTGGCGCTCGACGACTACGTCCACCGCCTCTCGGCGGTCCCAAGCGCCGTCGAGGTCGCCGGGGCCGCCGACTGA
- a CDS encoding metal-dependent hydrolase, producing the protein MDLTWHGHSTWTVEIEDTTFLIDPFFDNPHTDTDPEEVDPDHVLLTHGHADHIADVDRFRGAHVVGTPEVTGYVTDEYGVDDTTGMNLGGTVELGDAFVTMVRADHTNGLDTGYGASGGTPGGYVISETKPTQESDPDSTSFYHAGDTALMTEMRDVIAPFLEPDAAAVPAGDHFTMGPAQAAIAVDWLDVDYAFPMHYDSFPPIEIDPDDFVREVRATGSDAEAIVLGDDETFTIGGE; encoded by the coding sequence ATGGACCTCACCTGGCACGGCCATTCCACCTGGACCGTCGAGATCGAGGACACCACCTTCCTGATCGACCCGTTCTTCGACAACCCCCACACCGACACCGACCCGGAGGAGGTCGACCCCGACCACGTGCTGCTCACGCACGGCCACGCCGACCACATCGCGGACGTGGACCGCTTCCGCGGCGCCCACGTCGTCGGCACGCCCGAGGTCACCGGCTACGTCACCGACGAGTACGGCGTCGATGACACCACGGGAATGAACCTCGGCGGCACCGTCGAGCTGGGCGACGCGTTCGTGACGATGGTCCGCGCGGACCACACGAACGGGCTCGACACCGGCTACGGCGCCTCCGGCGGCACCCCCGGGGGGTACGTCATCTCCGAGACGAAGCCGACCCAGGAGTCCGACCCCGATAGCACCTCCTTCTATCACGCCGGCGACACCGCGCTCATGACGGAGATGCGCGACGTGATCGCGCCGTTCCTCGAGCCCGACGCGGCCGCGGTCCCCGCCGGCGACCACTTCACGATGGGGCCCGCGCAGGCGGCCATCGCCGTCGACTGGCTCGACGTGGACTACGCGTTCCCCATGCACTACGACTCGTTCCCGCCGATCGAGATCGACCCCGACGACTTCGTCCGCGAGGTCCGCGCGACCGGCAGCGACGCCGAGGCGATCGTTCTCGGCGACGACGAGACGTTCACGATCGGGGGAGAGTAA
- a CDS encoding OsmC family protein, with amino-acid sequence MSDIETSTVSEEGFTSTSQIGDFSLTVDALGEDGPDPNSVLVADYASCFLPAFRVGGQQRGHEDLGQVQIDAEADLDDDDDLTAIRFDIHVEADVDDETLADIVERAEGICHVHSALREGLRADITAHADAF; translated from the coding sequence ATGTCCGATATCGAGACCTCCACCGTCAGCGAAGAGGGCTTCACCAGCACGAGCCAGATCGGCGACTTCTCGCTCACCGTCGACGCGCTCGGCGAGGACGGCCCCGACCCGAACTCCGTCCTCGTGGCCGACTACGCCTCCTGCTTCCTGCCCGCCTTCCGCGTCGGGGGGCAGCAGCGCGGGCACGAGGACCTCGGGCAGGTCCAGATCGACGCCGAGGCCGACCTCGACGACGACGACGACCTCACCGCGATCCGCTTCGACATCCACGTCGAGGCGGACGTCGACGACGAGACGCTCGCCGACATCGTCGAGCGTGCCGAGGGCATCTGCCACGTCCACTCGGCGCTGCGCGAGGGGCTCCGCGCCGACATCACGGCCCACGCCGACGCCTTCTAA
- a CDS encoding GTP cyclohydrolase III, producing MTAAQLTLVQIDNYGPWTVTPEPRREMDLQTLQSRLFADMAQYIGNRGGYVFFTRFDNMVAVTNGLDRRDHELLQESVGNRYPVTVSLGVGVDEVPIEALETATERVQAAGSAQSSDRSEVLAGEFHGGDAADDVHIAHFDVNDATGKYTDRLNEFDSFINIEQGYASLMKYMREEHGALSFFVGGDNVIAACPNLSHEEYMGAIDHVADDADVQLKVGVGSGATPHEAGFAAKHALEDCRYEGTLVEFA from the coding sequence GTGACCGCCGCGCAGTTGACGTTGGTGCAGATCGACAACTACGGTCCGTGGACCGTGACGCCGGAGCCCCGTCGGGAGATGGACCTCCAGACGCTCCAGTCGCGCCTGTTCGCGGACATGGCACAGTACATCGGCAACCGGGGCGGCTACGTCTTCTTCACCCGCTTCGACAACATGGTCGCCGTGACGAACGGCCTCGACCGCCGGGACCACGAACTCCTCCAGGAGTCCGTGGGGAACCGCTACCCCGTCACGGTGAGCCTCGGCGTCGGCGTCGACGAGGTGCCGATCGAGGCGCTGGAGACGGCCACCGAGCGCGTGCAGGCGGCCGGATCCGCCCAGTCGTCGGACCGCAGCGAGGTCCTCGCGGGCGAGTTCCACGGCGGCGACGCCGCGGACGACGTTCACATCGCGCACTTCGACGTGAACGACGCGACGGGGAAGTACACCGACCGGCTCAACGAGTTCGACTCGTTCATCAACATCGAGCAGGGGTACGCCTCGCTGATGAAGTACATGCGCGAGGAGCACGGCGCGCTCTCCTTCTTCGTCGGCGGCGACAACGTCATCGCGGCGTGTCCGAACCTCTCGCACGAGGAGTACATGGGCGCGATCGACCACGTGGCGGACGACGCCGACGTCCAGCTCAAGGTCGGGGTCGGCTCGGGCGCGACGCCCCACGAGGCCGGCTTCGCGGCGAAACACGCCCTCGAGGACTGCCGCTACGAGGGGACGCTCGTCGAGTTCGCCTGA
- a CDS encoding ADP-ribosylglycohydrolase family protein, translating into MTDRDSEPPAATDPSGSRRDRARASLLGVACGDALGRPVAGDAPAAVRDRHGRVTEMLGADGRPAGTTTDPTAAAVASADRLLGRGDGDRSDRSADPGVTTGAASLLAAVPYGCLVGDAHDRAAAAAEAAVATGTAAGDDVAAESSAALAAVVGELVDGESVADAVSTAMSVAVARDAPVPVRETLSVVGDRGAVTIDPAGDPAAVFETALHEAVAAADAEEAIVSAVSRGGHASVLGAVAGAVAGARFGAVEEGDAIPARWLNELGGAADLRALADALVAREVRVDSGVDTGRDA; encoded by the coding sequence ATGACCGACCGCGACTCCGAACCGCCGGCCGCGACGGATCCGTCCGGGTCCCGCCGCGATCGCGCCCGCGCGAGCCTCCTCGGGGTGGCCTGCGGCGACGCCCTCGGGCGCCCCGTCGCCGGCGACGCCCCGGCCGCCGTCCGCGACCGCCACGGCCGCGTGACGGAGATGCTCGGCGCCGACGGCCGCCCCGCCGGAACGACTACCGACCCAACGGCCGCCGCCGTCGCGTCGGCGGACCGACTGCTCGGTCGGGGCGACGGCGACCGGTCGGATCGCTCGGCGGACCCCGGAGTGACGACGGGCGCCGCCTCACTTCTCGCCGCCGTCCCGTACGGCTGCCTCGTGGGGGACGCGCACGACCGGGCCGCCGCGGCGGCCGAGGCCGCCGTCGCGACCGGAACGGCCGCCGGCGACGATGTCGCGGCCGAGTCGTCCGCGGCGCTCGCGGCGGTCGTGGGTGAACTCGTCGACGGCGAATCCGTCGCGGACGCGGTGTCGACGGCCATGAGCGTCGCCGTGGCGCGGGACGCGCCGGTTCCAGTGCGCGAGACGCTGTCGGTCGTCGGCGACCGCGGCGCCGTGACCATCGACCCCGCGGGCGACCCGGCGGCGGTGTTCGAGACGGCACTCCACGAGGCGGTCGCCGCGGCGGACGCCGAGGAGGCGATCGTCTCGGCGGTCAGCCGCGGGGGGCACGCGAGCGTGCTCGGCGCCGTCGCCGGCGCGGTCGCGGGGGCGCGCTTCGGAGCGGTCGAGGAGGGGGACGCGATCCCGGCGCGCTGGTTGAACGAACTCGGCGGGGCGGCGGATCTCCGGGCGCTCGCCGACGCGCTCGTCGCGCGGGAGGTCCGGGTCGACTCCGGGGTCGACACCGGCAGGGACGCCTGA
- a CDS encoding PHP domain-containing protein — protein MHHDYHVHSTYSDGYFIEFMATAAAEAGLSGIGIADHCVVSEDPAEDRYRREMGFNLDLTYERRRDAIERLRDRVDVRLFDAVELDYEPRDEAAIASFLEEAEFDYAIGSVHDLEDVNVHVRDYFADKSERERRALVDEYFEKLVALAESELFAIAAHPDLVERNPALRGLATRDHYDRAAAAFAESRTVPELNAGRVLDDYGALHPAPGFLDALADHGVAVAVGTDSHRPAAIEPRVERIDAELAERGLEPVRVMDVPDAS, from the coding sequence GTGCACCACGACTACCACGTCCACTCGACGTACTCGGACGGGTACTTCATCGAGTTCATGGCGACGGCGGCCGCGGAGGCGGGGCTGTCCGGCATCGGCATCGCGGACCACTGCGTCGTCTCGGAGGACCCGGCCGAGGACCGCTATCGTCGCGAGATGGGGTTCAACCTCGACCTCACCTACGAGCGCCGCCGCGACGCGATCGAGCGACTGCGCGACCGCGTCGACGTGCGCCTGTTCGACGCGGTGGAGTTGGACTACGAGCCCCGCGACGAGGCGGCGATCGCGTCGTTCCTCGAGGAGGCGGAGTTCGATTACGCGATCGGGAGCGTCCACGACCTGGAGGACGTGAACGTCCACGTCCGCGACTACTTCGCCGACAAGTCCGAGCGGGAGCGCCGCGCGCTCGTCGACGAGTACTTCGAGAAGCTGGTCGCGCTCGCGGAGTCCGAGCTGTTCGCCATCGCGGCACACCCGGACCTCGTGGAGCGGAACCCCGCCCTCCGCGGGCTTGCGACCCGGGATCACTACGACCGCGCGGCCGCGGCGTTCGCCGAGTCGCGGACGGTGCCCGAACTCAACGCCGGGCGCGTGCTCGACGACTACGGCGCGTTGCACCCCGCGCCGGGGTTCCTCGACGCGCTGGCCGACCACGGCGTCGCCGTCGCGGTCGGCACCGACAGCCACCGGCCGGCCGCCATCGAGCCCCGCGTCGAGCGCATCGACGCCGAGTTGGCCGAGCGCGGGCTGGAGCCGGTTCGAGTGATGGACGTCCCGGACGCCAGTTGA
- the eif1A gene encoding translation initiation factor eIF-1A translates to MSDDTGNRKPLRMPDDNQVFATVTDMLGGRRVTLRCADGEERMGRIPGRMRFRTWVKEGDIVIAEPWDWQDEKAEVVWRYESDDAQQLREEGHIQ, encoded by the coding sequence ATGAGCGACGACACAGGAAATCGCAAACCCCTCAGGATGCCCGACGACAACCAGGTGTTCGCCACCGTCACCGACATGCTCGGCGGCCGGCGGGTCACGCTCCGGTGTGCCGACGGGGAAGAGCGCATGGGCCGGATCCCCGGTCGAATGCGCTTCCGGACGTGGGTCAAGGAGGGAGACATCGTCATCGCCGAGCCGTGGGACTGGCAGGACGAGAAGGCGGAGGTCGTCTGGCGCTACGAGTCCGACGACGCCCAGCAGCTCCGCGAGGAAGGCCACATCCAATAA
- the psmA gene encoding archaeal proteasome endopeptidase complex subunit alpha, which translates to MRGNDQQAYDRGTSLFSPDGRIYQVEYAREAVSRGAPSVGVRTSEGVVLAAQAQASSSLMESESIEKLHKLDDHIGTASAGHVADARQLIDYARRMAQGNRLRYTEPVGVETLTKYVTDHIQENTQRGGTRPYGAALLVGGFEDGKPRLFGADPSGTPHEWKATAIGGSRQEIQELLEEEWSEELTLDDGISLALRSLFEVNDELTPNDVSLATVSEDGYTSFTADEIADLVEGLDLNTEEDADEDADDDAEE; encoded by the coding sequence ATGAGGGGGAACGACCAGCAGGCGTACGACCGCGGCACGTCGCTGTTCTCCCCGGACGGCCGGATCTATCAGGTCGAGTACGCCCGCGAGGCCGTCTCCCGGGGCGCTCCCTCCGTCGGCGTCCGCACGAGCGAGGGCGTCGTGCTCGCGGCGCAGGCACAGGCGTCCTCCAGCCTGATGGAGTCGGAGTCGATCGAGAAGCTCCACAAGCTCGACGACCACATCGGCACCGCCAGCGCGGGCCACGTCGCCGACGCCCGCCAGCTCATCGACTACGCCCGCCGGATGGCACAGGGCAACCGCCTGCGGTACACGGAGCCGGTCGGCGTCGAGACGCTGACGAAGTACGTCACCGACCACATCCAGGAGAACACCCAGCGCGGCGGCACGCGCCCGTACGGCGCCGCGCTCCTCGTCGGCGGCTTCGAGGACGGCAAGCCACGCCTGTTCGGCGCCGACCCCTCCGGGACGCCCCACGAGTGGAAGGCGACCGCGATCGGCGGGTCCCGCCAGGAGATCCAGGAACTCCTGGAGGAGGAGTGGAGCGAGGAGCTCACGCTCGACGACGGGATCAGCCTCGCGCTGCGCTCGCTGTTCGAGGTCAACGACGAGCTCACCCCGAACGATGTCTCGCTCGCGACCGTCTCCGAGGACGGCTACACCTCCTTCACGGCCGACGAGATCGCCGACCTCGTCGAGGGTCTCGATCTGAATACCGAGGAGGACGCGGACGAAGACGCGGACGACGACGCCGAAGAGTAA
- a CDS encoding MOSC domain-containing protein has translation MTDDALATTLDRIRVFPIKSLDGVDVDAATLAQAGGLAPDREFAILDADGDYVNGKNERRIHRVSADFDLDGRTVRLTAPHDADAPDAAAFHLDDDRDGIESWLGSFLGYEVSLTGERDGGYPDDTELPGPTVISTGTLREIASWFDGVTVDSMRRRFRANVELASEEPFFEDRLVAEPGERVRARVSDAELIGVNPCQRCVVPSRNPDTGEELDGFRTRFIGKREETMPPWSGGGRFDHAFRLMVNTEVPEASVGATLRVGDDMRVLDVEKE, from the coding sequence ATGACCGACGACGCGCTCGCGACGACGCTCGATCGGATACGCGTGTTCCCGATCAAGTCGCTCGACGGAGTCGACGTTGACGCCGCAACCCTGGCGCAGGCCGGCGGGCTCGCCCCCGACCGCGAGTTCGCGATCCTCGACGCCGACGGCGACTACGTGAACGGGAAGAACGAACGGCGGATCCACCGTGTCTCGGCCGACTTCGACCTCGACGGTCGGACCGTCCGGCTCACGGCCCCGCACGACGCGGACGCGCCAGACGCCGCCGCCTTCCACCTCGACGACGACCGCGACGGGATCGAGTCGTGGCTCGGGTCGTTCCTCGGGTACGAGGTGTCGCTGACGGGCGAGCGAGACGGCGGGTATCCGGACGACACGGAGCTGCCCGGCCCGACGGTGATCTCGACGGGGACGCTCCGCGAGATCGCCTCGTGGTTCGACGGCGTGACGGTCGACTCGATGCGACGACGCTTCCGCGCGAACGTCGAACTCGCGAGCGAGGAACCGTTCTTCGAGGACCGACTCGTTGCCGAGCCGGGCGAGCGCGTCCGGGCCCGCGTCAGCGACGCCGAGCTGATCGGGGTGAACCCCTGCCAGCGCTGCGTCGTTCCGTCCAGGAACCCCGACACGGGGGAGGAACTCGACGGCTTCCGGACCCGGTTCATCGGAAAGCGCGAGGAGACGATGCCCCCGTGGAGCGGCGGCGGGCGCTTCGATCACGCCTTCCGGCTGATGGTGAACACCGAGGTTCCGGAGGCGAGCGTGGGGGCGACGCTCCGCGTCGGCGACGACATGCGCGTCCTCGACGTCGAGAAGGAGTGA